A genomic segment from Corylus avellana chromosome ca5, CavTom2PMs-1.0 encodes:
- the LOC132181195 gene encoding uncharacterized protein LOC132181195, which yields MSLKRTKTLAHRQTTHARHPSSQSSNISNSHFLLFSSLLSLSLSHSAHTQMERPEAEDERRRRGTVAKMPKNKGKEVLHPPPRRKWALPPLALAPSNEVRLAAIAVDLNVRLRSAEMPSLMQERAFRYTRALLDANPDQKPSPTRLAMCLKKEFDAVYGLAWHCIAGKSFGSFVTHSSGGFVYFSVGNLSFLLFKTVVRPTKSPVLLKLTSNA from the exons ATGTCTCTCAAACGTACCAAAACACTCGCACACAGACAAACAACACACGCGCGTCACCCATCCAGTCAAAGTTCAAACATTTCTAATTCCCacttccttctcttctcttctcttctctctctctctctctctcacagcgCGCACACACAAATGGAGAGGCCAGAGGCAGAGGATGAAAGAAGAAGACGAGGGACAGTGGCAAAGATGCCAAAGAATAAGGGAAAGGAGGTGCTACACCCACCACCACGGCGCAAGTGGGCTTTGCCACCACTAGCATTGGCTCCATCCAACGAGGTGAGGCTGGCAGCCATAGCCGTTGATTTGAACGTCCGGCTGAGATCGGCCGAGATGCCTTCTTTGATGCAAGAGCGTGCCTTCCGGTACACCAGAGCACTCCTCGACGCTAATCCCGACCAGAAGCCCAGTCCAACGCGCCTTGCCATGTGCCTCAAGAAG gAATTTGATGCAGTGTATGGTCTGGCATGGCACTGCATTGCTGGGAAGAGTTTTGGATCTTTCGTGACTCACTCCTCGGGTGGATTTGTATATTTCTCCGTTGGCAATCTCTCCTTTCTTCTCTTCAAGACCGTGGTTCGACCAACCAAGTCTCCTGTGTTACTGAAACTTACCAGTAAtgcataa
- the LOC132181192 gene encoding GDP-mannose transporter GONST3-like has product MSNNNNDVENLRFGASQKGPEAPTPSGEIQTNWHGVLLQQASVYGIAAGYCLSASLLSIINKWAVMKFPYPGALTALQYFTSTAGVLICGWLNFIERDRLDLLTMWRFLPAAIIFYLSLFTNSELLLHANVDTFIVFRSVVPIFVAIGETLFLRQPWPSIRTWISLVTIFGGSVLYVLTDYQFTVMAYSWALAYLVSMSIDFVYIKHVVMTIGLNTWGLVLYNNLEALLLFPLELLIMGELKKIKHEITDESDWYSFQVVLPVGLSCLLGLSISFFGFSCRRAISATGFTVLGIVNKLLTVVINLVIWDNHSTFVGTMGLLICMFGGAMYQQSTSKKPKDAKEVNAQETDGEQQKLLEMQCNSESNGNQ; this is encoded by the coding sequence ATGTCTAATAACAATAATGATGTGGAGAATTTAAGATTTGGTGCCAGCCAAAAAGGTCCAGAAGCTCCTACTCCATCTGGTGAAATCCAAACAAACTGGCACGGTGTCCTACTCCAGCAAGCCTCAGTCTATGGAATAGCAGCCGGTTACTGCCTATCTGCATCTTTGCTTTCCATCATCAACAAATGGGCGGTCATGAAATTTCCTTATCCCGGGGCATTAACTGCTTTACAGTACTTCACAAGCACAGCTGGGGTCCTCATTTGTGGATGGCTTAATTTCATTGAGCGTGACAGGCTTGACCTTTTAACCATGTGGCGCTTCCTGCCTGCAGCAATTATATTCTACCTTTCTCTTTTCACCAACAGTGAGCTCCTTCTTCATGCCAATGTTGACACATTCATTGTCTTCCGTTCAGTAGTTCCCATATTTGTTGCAATAGGAGAGACCCTCTTCTTGCGCCAGCCATGGCCGTCAATTAGAACATGGATCTCACTTGTCACTATCTTTGGAGGGAGTGTGCTTTATGTGCTAACAGATTACCAGTTCACAGTCATGGCTTATAGCTGGGCTCTAGCTTACCTGGTAAGCATGTCCATAGATTTCGTTTACATAAAGCATGTAGTCATGACCATCGGTTTGAATACATGGGGTCTCGTGTTGTACAACAATCTTGAGGCTCTCCTACTGTTTCCTTTGGAGCTGCTTATAATGGGTGAATTGAAGAAGATAAAGCATGAAATCACGGATGAGTCAGATTGGTACTCTTTCCAGGTGGTTTTGCCAGTAGGGTTATCATGTTTGCTTGGTTTATCAATCTCTTTCTTTGGGTTTTCTTGCCGGAGGGCAATTTCTGCAACCGGGTTTACTGTTCTTGGTATAGTGAACAAACTATTAACGGTTGTGATTAATTTGGTCATTTGGGACAATCATTCGACGTTTGTGGGAACAATGGGGCTTTTGATTTGTATGTTTGGTGGGGCTATGTATCAGCAGTCTACAAGCAAAAAGCCTAAAGATGCAAAAGAAGTCAATGCACAGGAGACTGACGGGGAACAACAAAAGTTGCTTGAAATGCAATGCAACTCAGAAAGTAACGGTAATCAGTAG
- the LOC132183267 gene encoding probable aquaporin TIP5-1: MGPTMLAVRFQHSVTPNALRSYLAEFLSTFFYVFAVVGSAMSSRKLMPDVSSNASSLVVVAVTNAFALSSAVYVAANISGGHVNPAVTFGMAVGGHISVPTALFYWVSQMLASVMASLLLKMTVVGQHVPTYTIAEEMTGFGASLMECILTFALVYTVYAAGDTRRGTLGAIGPLVIGFIAGANVLAAGPFSGGSMNPACAFGSAVTAGSFKNQAVYWVGPLIGAAAAGLVYDNVVFPSHAPEEVGV; the protein is encoded by the exons atgggtccAACAATGCTAGCCGTCCGATTCCAACACTCTGTCACCCCCAATGCCCTTCGATCATATCTCGCGGAGTTTCTCTCCACATTCTTCTACGTCTTTGCGGTTGTGGGTTCCGCCATGTCATCGC GGAAGTTGATGCCTGATGTTTCCTCCAACGCATCCAGTTTGGTCGTGGTTGCCGTCACCAACGCCTTTGCATTGTCGTCGGCCGTGTATGTTGCGGCGAACATCTCCGGCGGGCATGTGAATCCGGCTGTCACTTTTGGAATGGCGGTCGGAGGTCACATTAGTGTCCCAACCGCTTTGTTTTACTGGGTTTCTCAGATGCTGGCCTCTGTTATGGCTAGCCTTCTCTTGAAGATGACCGTTGTTGGACAG CATGTTCCAACCTACACTATTGCTGAAGAAATGACTGGATTTGGAGCATCCTTGATGGAATGTATCCTAACGTTTGCTTTAGTCTACACTGTTTATGCTGCTGGGGACACCAGGCGTGGCACACTGGGAGCCATTGGACCCCTAGTAATTGGGTTCATAGCAGGAGCCAATGTGTTGGCAGCAGGGCCCTTCTCCGGCGGATCAATGAATCCGGCGTGCGCCTTTGGATCGGCTGTCACCGCCGGCAGTTTCAAGAATCAAGCAGTGTACTGGGTTGGACCCTTGATTGGTGCTGCAGCTGCAGGCCTTGTCTATGACAATGTGGTGTTCCCTTCTCATGCACCGGAGGAAGTTGGGGTGTAA
- the LOC132182022 gene encoding pyruvate kinase, cytosolic isozyme-like: protein MENILGGNIVGAEMRPKTKIVCTLGPSSRSVAMLERLLRAGMNVARFNFSHGTHTYHQETLDNLRTAMNNTGILCAVMLDTKGPEIRTGFLKETKPIQLQQGQVITISNDYSILGDENMISMSYSKLAEDLKPQSVILCADGTITLTVLECDKEQGLVRCRCENSAVLGERKNVNLPGVIVDLPTLTNKDKEDILKWGVPNKIDMIALSFVRKGSDLVEVRKLLGPHAKNILLMSKVENQEGVANFDDILSNSDAFMVARGDLGMEIPIEKIFLAQKMMILKANIQGKPVVTATQMLESMIKSPRPTRAEATDVANAVLDGTDCVMLSGETAAGAYPEIVVQTMARICIEAEGFIDYGDLFKRIMENAPIPMSPLESLASSAVSTARCIKAALIVVLTKGGSTAKLVAKYRPSMPILSVVVPEVSTDSFEWSCSDETPARHSLIYRGLVPVLSTACAIASHAESTKEIVEMALQHAKAKGLCKPGDSVVVLHKVETATVIKILTVG from the exons ATGGAGAATATCCTGGGAGGCAACATTGTTGGGGCGGAGATGAGGCCGAAGACTAAGATTGTCTGCACGTTGGGACCGTCGTCTAGGTCGGTGGCCATGTTGGAGAGGCTTCTTAGGGCGGGGATGAACGTCGCTCGCTTCAACTTCTCTCATGGCACTCATACTTACCACCAAGAGACCCTCGATAATCTCAGGACTGCCATGAACAACACCGGCATTCTCTGCGCCGTCATGTTGGATACTAAG gGTCCAGAGATTCGAACTGGGTTTTTGAAGGAAACAAAACCCATACAACTCCAACAGGGTCAAGTGATTACCATCAGCAATGACTATAGCATACTAGGTGATGAAAATATGATAAGCATGAGCTATTCAAAGCTGGCTGAGGATTTGAAGCCACAAAGTGTTATTCTTTGTGCTGATGGGACTATTACACTTACTGTTCTGGAGTGTGATAAGGAACAGGGTTTGGTACGTTGCCGATGTGAAAACTCTGCAGTTTTGGGTGAGAGGAAGAATGTCAATCTTCCAGGAGTTATTGTTGATCTGCCAACCTTAACTAATAAAGACAAAGAGGACATTTTGAAATGGGGAGTTCCAAATAAGATTGACATGATTGCTCTGTCTTTTGTTCGCAAAGGTTCTGACCTTGTGGAAGTTAGAAAACTGCTGGGACCACATGCAAAGAACATTCTTCTCATGTCAAAG GTGGAGAATCAAGAAGGCGTTGCTAATTTCGATGATATCCTATCAAACTCAGATGCATTTATGGTGGCAAGAGGCGACCTAGGAATGGAAATTCCGATTGAAAAGATATTCTTAGCTCAAAAAATGATGATATTGAAGGCCAACATACAAGGAAAACCAGTGGTGACTGCCACTCAGATGCTGGAGTCCATGATCAAATCTCCTCGGCCTACCCGAGCTGAAGCCACTGATGTTGCTAATGCAGTTCTTGATGGCACCGACTGTGTGATGCTTAGCGGAGAAACTGCTGCCGGAGCCTATCCTGAAATTGTTGTGCAAACCATGGCAAGAATTTGCATAGAAGCAGAGGGTTTTATAGACTATGGAGatctttttaaaagaataatggaAAATGCACCGATCCCTATGAGCCCATTGGAGAGCTTGGCATCTTCAGCGGTGAGTACAGCCCGTTGCATTAAAGCAGCTCTGATTGTGGTCCTAACAAAAGGTGGAAGCACAGCAAAGCTGGTGGCTAAGTATAGGCCAAGCATGCCAATCCTGTCGGTGGTGGTTCCAGAGGTATCAACCGATTCTTTCGAGTGGTCCTGCAGCGATGAAACTCCGGCGAGGCATAGCCTTATTTATCGGGGTCTGGTGCCAGTTTTGAGCACAGCTTGTGCAATAGCTTCACATGCAGAGTCAACCAAAGAGATCGTAGAAATGGCCCTCCAACATGCAAAGGCGAAGGGACTTTGCAAACCTGGAGACTCGGTCGTGGTGTTGCATAAAGTTGAGACTGCCACTGTGATCAAGATCTTGACGGTTGGTTGA